AGTAGCTGTGGTACCAGAGACCCCGGTCCGGATCCATCATGTACTTGGCCATCACGCGCGGCTGGCGCGCCGCGATCGCCATCAGGCCGTCGTCGCCGGTATCCCGGGCGACGATCGCCGGGAACACCGAGAACATCATGATCGAGTCGACCCAGATCGACTTCGGGTAGATCTTCCCGACGAAGCTGTTTCCGAGGTGGTTGACCGAATCCTCGATCAGGCGCGGTTCGTTCCTGACGTAGTCGAGGACCTTGTCGGCGAGGGCGCGGTGACGCTGATCGCCGGTCTTCTTCGCCACCGCCCAGGCGATCAGTCCGGGAGCGGCGGTGTCGCTCTGGTCGACGATGGGCGGGTGCGCCGCGTAATGGTCGCAGTACGCCTTCAGGAACGCGGAAAACTCGTCCGTTTTGGCATGCTCGTCGAGACGCGCGAGGGAAAACCCGAGGAGGGCTTCCCCCCACATCCATTTCATCTTCGGCGGAAACGTGTCGCGGACGCGTCGCGCCAGCGCGACCGCCCGTTCATAGTGACGATGGTCCATCGAGGGGTTCCTCCTTGCGTGTTCCGTGTATGAAATCGAGGGTGAGACGGTGGCCGCCGGCGGCGACGGACATCGTTTCGGGTTTTCTCGGCGCCGACCCGTAGGGGGACGAAAGACGCGGATAGCGGTGATCCTGCCTTACGCCGTCCACGCGCAGGCCGCCCCGACGCGACAAATCGAGCACGGGGCCGTCCGGTCCGCGCCGGAAGGTCGTACGACCGCCGCGGACCACGAGCGTCGCGGCGCCGATCGCGGCGCGGAACGCCGCGAAGGAACCGTACCCGTCC
This portion of the Candidatus Izemoplasmatales bacterium genome encodes:
- a CDS encoding glycoside hydrolase family 88 protein encodes the protein MDHRHYERAVALARRVRDTFPPKMKWMWGEALLGFSLARLDEHAKTDEFSAFLKAYCDHYAAHPPIVDQSDTAAPGLIAWAVAKKTGDQRHRALADKVLDYVRNEPRLIEDSVNHLGNSFVGKIYPKSIWVDSIMMFSVFPAIVARDTGDDGLMAIAARQPRVMAKYMMDPDRGLWYHSYWVRQKTHYPRRPIFWARGNAWVVAALPMILETVGNHPERATIEDVFRKTCAAVLPFQRSDGTFSTVLGHPHTYRELSATALFASGFLAGSRLGLLDGRYRDAGARAFEAVVGAFVETPSGPSLPEVSDPTIPLPLFPYLGYALVPRHRDWSYGIAATLFAAVEYDRAATMAAREDA